A section of the Malus sylvestris chromosome 17, drMalSylv7.2, whole genome shotgun sequence genome encodes:
- the LOC126610354 gene encoding uncharacterized protein LOC126610354 — protein sequence MPEPSFVQSQSSRHCAIRTVSTNMMALHKQEEENRNRNRNEIREMMEEVRRSMPFVSSKEKKACTDEREEDSAGSSEEMESPRSVGRWRRRTTKEGCVMHSQVLRIREEDSHLGESTVPIGAAAAAAGKDYHGMDVVLFSRPILPSSPLKKTINA from the coding sequence ATGCCAGAGCCCTCGTTCGTCCAAAGCCAGAGCTCTCGCCACTGCGCAATACGCACCGTTTCGACCAACATGATGGCACTTCACAAGCAGGAGGAAGAGAACCGGAACCGGAACCGGAACGAGATTCGGGAGATGATGGAGGAGGTCCGGCGGAGCATGCCGTTCGTTTCGTCGAAGGAGAAGAAGGCGTGTACGGACGAGCGGGAGGAGGACAGCGCGGGGTCGTCGGAGGAGATGGAGTCGCCGAGGTCGGTGGGGCGATGGCGGAGGAGGACGACGAAGGAGGGGTGCGTGATGCACAGCCAGGTCTTGAGGATCAGAGAGGAGGACTCGCATCTCGGCGAGAGTACGGTTCCGATaggtgctgctgctgctgcggcCGGCAAAGATTATCACGGCATGGACGTTGTGCTTTTCTCCCGGCCAATCTTGCCTTCCTCGCCTCTCAAGAAAACAATCAACGCATAG